One Triticum dicoccoides isolate Atlit2015 ecotype Zavitan chromosome 5B, WEW_v2.0, whole genome shotgun sequence genomic window carries:
- the LOC119309225 gene encoding ethylene-responsive transcription factor CRF6-like, which translates to MLPCRRETWGYHVVRARPSDGFSAEIRFRGMRLGLGNFNTANEAAHAYDAAAWHLRWPHRTLKFPNVPAWDPTQELAPLLWLSTDEDRHDNRRQEHRLDIAEMDEEAMVLWRQCFPQDIINKREFYVQRRAERAAYPEDKRRQKADTQFNMRLGAASPWESDDDRLLAMAMSHRLK; encoded by the coding sequence atgctgccatgtcgccgggaaacttggggataccacgtcgtccgcgcgcgcccctccgatggcttctccgccgagatccggttccgcgggatgcgcctcggcctcggcaatttcaacACCGCCAATGAGGCCGCCCATGCAtatgacgcggcggcgtggcacctccggtggcctcatagaacattgaaattCCCCAACGTGCCGGCGTGGGATCcgacgcaggagctcgcgcctctgctatGGCTTAGCACCGATGAGGATCGTCACGACAACCGGAGGCAGGAGCACCGTCTCGACATCGCCGAGATGGATGAGGAAGCCATGGTGCTGTGGCGCCaatgcttcccgcaggacatcatcaacaagCGCGAGTTCTATGTgcaaaggagggcggagcgagccgcctatcccgaggacaagcgtaggcaaaAAGCGGacactcaattcaacatgaggctaggagcagcgtcacccTGGGAATCCGATGATGATCG